A genomic window from Silene latifolia isolate original U9 population chromosome Y, ASM4854445v1, whole genome shotgun sequence includes:
- the LOC141634399 gene encoding uncharacterized protein LOC141634399 — translation MAGEATPDQSATTLKIDPLSPFFLSNSDIPGIEISLVLLTSNNYEYWSHSMRMSLKSRRKFGFCDGCVKKSTDTSMLEQWEVVNCTIVQWLRNTIDPTFLESVPYVEEAAALWNDLEERFAIVDGMSIHALKTELDNCKQMKGMSVTTYYGKLKILWDALAICEPPFTCKCGRCLCDISVQAVKRLDNKRLHQFFMGLDSTLYGNLRTQQFQLEPLPTINHGYHVALQVECLLGETSTPPDVPDIVTSAVPGVSRTPADWKAICEKEKLESHKLYYSHCTIHGHDLNSCFIKRNKFLDWWNSRPRTLAELHRSRGQDARAGTSGGQGSVDVGSFVRANALTTTPADSFVTYSIASSDRLSGMYAKLIIDTGASNHVTGDSSLFVDHTKISPRSVGLPNGQCVLATIMGTMCVNNKITLHRVLFVPSLTYNLISVSQLSVDNDYILQFPKDACLI, via the coding sequence ATGGCAGGCGAAGCAACTCCTGATCAATCCGCAACAACTCTAAAAATCgatcccctttctcctttttttctcaGCAATAGTGATATACCTGGCATCGAAATCTCTCTGGTCCTATTAACGAGTAATAACTATGAATATTGGAGTCATTCTATGCGTATGTCGCTAAAATCTCGTCGCAAATTCGGCTTTTGTGATGGCTGTGTTAAAAAATCGACAGATACATCAATGCTTGAACAATGGGAGGTTGTCAATTGCACCATTGTTCAGTGGCTTCGAAATACAATTGACCCCACCTTTCTTGAAAGTGTTCCGTATGTCGAGGAGGCAGCCGCCTTGTGGAACGATCTCGAGGAGCGTTTTGCCATCGTTGATGGTATGTCAATTCATGCTCTCAAAACCGAACTCGATAATTGCAAACAAATGAAAGGTATGTCTGTTACTACATACTATGGAAAATTGAAAATATTATGGGACGCCCTTGCTATCTGTGAGCCACCTTTCACGTGTAAGTGTGGGAGGTGTCTTTGTGACATCTCTGTCCAAGCCGTCAAGCGCCTTGACAACAAACGGCTTCACCAATTTTTTATGGGACTCGATAGTACCTTATATGGTAATCTTCGCACTCAACAATTTCAACTCGAACCTTTGCCTACCATCAACCATGGATATCACGTCGCTTTGCAGGTTGAGTGTTTACTTGGTGAAACCTCAACGCCGCCTGATGTTCCCGACATAGTTACTTCTGCTGTTCCAGGGGTGTCTCGTACTCCCGCCGATTGGAAGGCCATCTGTGAAAAAGAGAAATTGGAAAGCCATAAGTTGTATTATTCTCACTGTACCATTCATGGTCATGATCTTAACTCCTGTTTTATAAAGCGAAACAAATTCCTGGATTGGTGGAATAGTCGGCCTCGCACCTTGGCTGAATTGCATCGTAGCAGAGGACAGGATGCAAGGGCAGGTACCTCGGGTGGGCAAGGCAGTGTCGATGTTGGATCGTTTGTTCGTGCCAATGCCCTAACCACTACACCAGCTGACTCGTTTGTCACTTATTCAATTGCATCCTCTGATCGGTTGTCTGGTATGTATGCTAAATTGATTATCGATACCGGTGCGTCTAATCATGTCACAGGTGATTCGTCTTTGTTTGTGGATCATACCAAGATCTCACCACGGTCCGTCGGTCTGCCAAATGGGCAGTGTGTATTGGCTACCATAATGGGGACAATGTGTGTCAATAATAAAATTACCCTTCATCGAGTGTTGTTTGTTCCGAGCTTAACTTATAATTTAATTTCTGTATCGCAGTTAAGTGTTGACAATGATTATATTTTGCAATTTCCTAAAGATGCTTGTCTTATATAG